One window from the genome of Echinicola vietnamensis DSM 17526 encodes:
- a CDS encoding zinc-binding alcohol dehydrogenase family protein, translating to MKILTCTEPGNFEYSEGEKPTLSPGRAIIKIKRIGICGTDLHAYEGTQPFFNYPRVLGHELSGELVEVDGAEGFVPGDLVTIIPYFNCGECVACKAGKPNCCATISVFGVHEDGGMKEFISVPSSSLVKQEGLSLEQLALAEPLAIGAHGVRRAGVQPGEFVVVMGAGPIGLGVMEFARIAGGKVIAMDINEDRLAFCRETLGVEYTVNAKGDFKAAIADITGGSFAESVIDATGSSVAIHHGFGLMAHGGRYVLVGLQKGPIEFNHPEFHKRESTLMSSRNATREDFDTVLKALKEQKVKAASYITHEVAFDQVKADFASWLDPANKVIKAMVRLQ from the coding sequence ATGAAAATATTAACCTGTACAGAACCTGGTAATTTTGAATATAGTGAAGGCGAAAAACCTACGCTGAGCCCAGGAAGGGCAATTATAAAGATCAAGCGTATTGGGATTTGTGGCACGGACCTTCATGCTTACGAGGGGACACAGCCCTTTTTTAACTATCCGCGCGTGTTAGGACATGAGCTATCCGGTGAACTGGTGGAGGTAGATGGAGCGGAGGGCTTTGTTCCGGGCGACCTGGTGACCATCATCCCGTATTTTAACTGCGGTGAATGTGTGGCTTGCAAGGCTGGAAAGCCCAATTGCTGTGCTACCATCAGCGTATTCGGCGTGCATGAGGATGGAGGGATGAAAGAATTCATCTCGGTGCCTTCCTCATCTTTGGTCAAGCAGGAAGGCCTGAGTTTAGAGCAGTTAGCCCTTGCCGAGCCCTTGGCGATCGGTGCACACGGGGTGAGAAGAGCAGGGGTGCAACCGGGAGAATTTGTGGTGGTGATGGGCGCTGGCCCGATAGGACTGGGAGTGATGGAATTTGCCCGCATCGCAGGAGGCAAGGTCATCGCCATGGACATCAATGAGGATCGTTTAGCCTTTTGTCGAGAGACCTTGGGCGTGGAATATACCGTCAATGCAAAGGGGGATTTCAAAGCAGCCATAGCGGACATTACCGGTGGAAGTTTTGCTGAATCCGTCATTGATGCCACGGGCAGTTCAGTGGCCATTCACCATGGTTTTGGGCTGATGGCGCATGGCGGAAGGTATGTGCTGGTAGGGCTTCAAAAAGGCCCGATTGAATTTAACCATCCGGAATTTCACAAGCGGGAGTCCACGCTCATGAGCAGCCGAAATGCCACTCGTGAGGATTTTGACACGGTGCTGAAAGCCCTGAAGGAGCAAAAGGTGAAAGCAGCCTCTTATATCACCCATGAGGTGGCCTTTGACCAGGTGAAAGCTGATTTCGCCTCTTGGCTGGACCCTGCCAACAAGGTGATTAAAGCCATGGTCCGGCTGCAGTAA
- a CDS encoding response regulator transcription factor: protein MENTKNVLIIEDEILIAEDLAFLLEDMGYRHIGIANNSEKALELFCNHQVDLVLCDININGDKDGIETVQVLLQYKKTPIIYISAFSDQKTVQRAIATSPSSFLTKPYNERSVQIAIDLAVANFSKNSLQLEENETYQKLTQREREIIALIAEGKTSSEIADRLYISPTTAAKHRNNILAKTGCNNTSEVIKLLYS from the coding sequence ATGGAAAACACCAAAAACGTATTGATCATAGAAGACGAGATACTGATTGCCGAAGACCTGGCCTTCCTATTGGAAGACATGGGATACCGGCACATAGGCATTGCCAACAACAGTGAAAAGGCCCTTGAACTTTTTTGTAACCATCAGGTGGACCTGGTCCTGTGTGACATCAATATCAACGGGGATAAAGATGGCATCGAAACCGTCCAAGTCCTCCTTCAATATAAAAAAACGCCCATCATTTACATTTCTGCTTTTTCTGACCAAAAAACAGTCCAGCGGGCAATTGCCACTTCCCCTTCCTCCTTTCTCACCAAACCCTATAACGAGCGGAGCGTTCAAATCGCCATTGACCTGGCCGTTGCCAATTTCAGCAAAAACAGCCTCCAACTGGAAGAAAATGAAACCTACCAAAAGCTTACCCAGCGGGAACGGGAAATCATCGCGCTGATCGCTGAAGGAAAAACCAGCTCGGAAATTGCCGATCGACTTTACATCAGCCCTACCACTGCAGCCAAACACCGCAATAACATCTTGGCCAAAACCGGCTGTAACAATACTTCAGAGGTAATCAAGCTGCTCTATTCATGA
- a CDS encoding ligand-binding sensor domain-containing protein, with protein sequence MQKIILFYCSIILLFSVQGVRAQELLPVFREYGAAQGINQPFPYDILHSQSGYVWVAGENGLWKFDGQDFQHYAHEVKDSTSLAFDFVWVLFEDSKNNIWAGTYGGGVSKYDPRTDRFTNYSYQKNNLNSLSDDQVRGIAEDPKGNIWLGTSNGLCQLNPDTGDFTRYTTADGLLSKTIRQIKLSADHSRLFIATGNGLNILNLATMEFSGIKHLPDQPQSLSHFYIYDILEYPKGILWVGTGGGLDKLNLKTGHITHYQSDADPTTLSHDVIFSIAHHPDHPDKLFVGTLDGLNVLHLRKDTFSRIHSDQANPHKLQGDNIYKVSAGRDGSLWVAVYNEGIFQYHPHYHKFNSVDLVTDATDKYYSRVSSMIQHDEDEYLFTTYSGLFVQNIKTGKTAKYTISTGDQSSVNRLAMITRITPDIYWISTWAHFVYEWNHQTKSLRPLSHQTPEGHFLPEFNLPILHDSQERTWIGNSEKGLFIWNPTTQTADPFPIGDTLIQGDNHDEFISYIFEDSQQRLWVGSQGGLNLLNETDHSFTKFAHKDGDANSLSNNKVNHISEDHAGNLWVSTELGLSKFNPTDSSFTNFYTHDGLPSNVISSTLEDARHNIWVATAEGLSVLDREGNFRNYNQQDGLMDNYFIFRAAYKDSQGNLFFGSSSGLEYFDPLKIPENTKPPSVQITGIDLFNTRITPGDSSGILDRAIPYTDEISLTHEQSVISFHFTALNLINGHKNKFQYQLKGYDKSWRPLTTQRSTTYTNLPPGHYTFQVKACNNDGFWSTQHASIGLTILPPWYLTWWFKTLFTIALLGTILYQYQRIEKNKERLENLVVQRTAEIQQQKEQIETQHDSLQEKNQRIESLLRELNHRVKNNLQLVSSILNLQSRSVKDKNAKVALIDGRMRMQALSLLHQKLYVSDNDSQVNCKTYISDLFDQIEAAFKSRYKTLQYNFEGDDFSLGLDKAIPLGLILNELITNSFKHVQDEKIEIHLSLKLEEQLVHFTFWDNGDGLTSHTIRESNSFGWSMIRSLVLQLHGKLDIKESQNTKILLIFKK encoded by the coding sequence ATGCAAAAAATCATCCTCTTTTACTGTTCCATTATCCTGTTATTTTCAGTCCAAGGTGTGCGCGCTCAGGAGCTATTGCCTGTGTTCAGGGAATATGGTGCAGCCCAGGGGATCAACCAACCCTTCCCCTATGACATTCTCCACAGCCAAAGTGGCTATGTATGGGTGGCCGGGGAAAATGGGCTCTGGAAATTTGACGGGCAAGATTTTCAGCACTATGCCCATGAAGTGAAAGACAGCACCTCGTTGGCATTTGATTTTGTGTGGGTGCTTTTTGAAGACAGTAAAAATAATATCTGGGCGGGGACCTATGGTGGCGGGGTCAGCAAGTACGATCCCAGAACAGATCGGTTCACCAACTATTCCTATCAAAAAAACAACCTTAACAGCCTCAGTGACGACCAAGTAAGGGGAATTGCGGAAGATCCCAAAGGCAATATCTGGCTGGGCACCAGCAACGGGCTATGCCAACTCAACCCCGACACCGGCGACTTCACCCGCTACACCACAGCAGATGGGCTGCTGAGCAAAACCATTCGGCAAATAAAGCTTTCCGCTGACCATTCCCGTTTGTTTATCGCTACCGGAAACGGGCTCAACATCCTGAACTTGGCCACTATGGAGTTTTCAGGCATCAAACACCTTCCCGACCAACCCCAAAGTCTTAGTCATTTTTACATTTACGACATTCTCGAATACCCCAAAGGCATCCTGTGGGTCGGAACAGGCGGTGGGCTGGACAAACTCAACCTCAAAACAGGCCACATTACCCACTACCAATCCGATGCAGATCCGACTACCCTCAGCCATGATGTCATCTTCTCTATTGCACATCACCCAGATCATCCCGATAAGCTATTCGTAGGGACATTGGACGGGTTAAATGTCTTGCACCTGAGGAAGGATACCTTCAGCCGTATCCACTCGGACCAGGCAAACCCTCATAAACTGCAAGGAGACAATATCTACAAGGTCAGCGCCGGCAGGGATGGGAGCTTATGGGTCGCGGTCTATAATGAAGGTATTTTCCAGTACCATCCCCATTACCATAAGTTTAATTCCGTGGACTTGGTCACCGATGCTACCGACAAGTATTACTCACGCGTCTCCAGCATGATCCAACACGATGAAGACGAATACCTGTTCACTACCTATTCAGGACTTTTCGTCCAAAACATCAAAACGGGAAAGACAGCAAAATACACCATCTCTACCGGCGATCAAAGCAGTGTAAACAGGCTGGCCATGATCACCAGAATCACCCCAGACATTTACTGGATTTCGACATGGGCACATTTTGTGTACGAATGGAACCATCAAACCAAATCCCTCCGTCCCCTCTCCCACCAAACGCCTGAAGGCCATTTTCTTCCGGAGTTTAACCTTCCCATTTTACACGACAGCCAAGAGCGGACTTGGATAGGCAATTCGGAAAAGGGGCTATTTATCTGGAATCCCACCACCCAAACGGCCGATCCCTTTCCTATCGGCGACACCCTCATCCAAGGGGACAATCACGACGAATTCATTTCCTATATTTTTGAGGACAGTCAGCAACGCTTGTGGGTAGGTAGCCAGGGAGGATTGAACCTGCTTAATGAAACGGACCATTCCTTTACCAAATTTGCACATAAAGATGGTGATGCCAACAGCCTTAGTAACAACAAAGTCAATCACATTTCTGAAGATCATGCCGGAAACCTCTGGGTGAGCACGGAGTTGGGCTTAAGCAAATTCAACCCTACCGACAGTAGTTTCACCAACTTTTACACGCATGATGGGCTCCCTAGTAACGTCATCAGCTCCACGCTGGAGGATGCCCGGCACAACATTTGGGTCGCCACAGCAGAGGGACTTTCCGTGTTGGATCGAGAGGGCAATTTCAGAAATTACAATCAGCAAGATGGCCTGATGGACAACTATTTCATTTTTCGGGCAGCTTATAAGGATTCTCAAGGAAATTTGTTTTTTGGCTCTTCAAGTGGGCTGGAGTACTTTGATCCGCTGAAAATCCCTGAAAATACCAAGCCGCCAAGCGTCCAAATCACGGGCATCGACTTGTTTAACACCCGCATCACCCCCGGAGATTCGTCAGGAATATTGGACAGGGCGATCCCCTACACGGATGAAATCAGTCTCACGCACGAGCAGTCTGTCATCTCCTTCCATTTCACTGCCCTTAACCTGATCAATGGCCATAAAAATAAATTTCAGTACCAACTAAAAGGCTATGATAAGTCTTGGAGACCGCTGACCACACAGCGAAGCACCACCTACACCAACCTGCCCCCAGGCCACTATACCTTCCAAGTCAAAGCCTGCAACAACGATGGCTTTTGGTCCACACAGCATGCCAGCATTGGCCTTACCATCCTGCCACCTTGGTACCTGACGTGGTGGTTCAAGACGCTCTTCACGATTGCCCTGCTGGGCACAATTCTGTATCAGTACCAGCGAATTGAAAAAAACAAAGAACGGCTGGAAAACCTCGTGGTCCAGCGAACGGCCGAAATCCAGCAGCAAAAGGAACAGATCGAAACACAGCATGACAGTCTGCAAGAAAAAAACCAGCGGATCGAAAGCCTCCTCCGAGAGCTGAACCATCGCGTAAAAAACAACCTCCAACTGGTCTCCAGTATCCTCAACCTCCAAAGCAGGAGCGTCAAAGATAAAAACGCCAAAGTAGCCCTTATCGATGGCAGAATGCGGATGCAAGCACTTTCCCTGCTCCACCAAAAGCTCTATGTCAGTGACAATGATTCCCAAGTCAATTGTAAAACCTATATCAGCGACCTTTTTGACCAGATAGAGGCGGCATTCAAAAGCCGCTATAAAACGTTACAGTATAATTTTGAGGGAGATGACTTTTCTCTGGGACTGGACAAAGCCATCCCTCTGGGACTGATCTTAAACGAGCTCATCACCAACTCATTTAAGCACGTACAAGATGAAAAAATTGAAATTCACCTTTCCCTGAAGTTAGAAGAACAATTGGTTCACTTTACCTTTTGGGACAATGGGGACGGACTCACCTCCCACACCATTAGGGAATCCAACTCTTTTGGCTGGAGCATGATCCGATCATTGGTCTTACAGCTGCACGGGAAACTGGATATAAAAGAGAGCCAAAACACCAAAATACTGCTTATTTTTAAGAAATAA
- a CDS encoding sialidase family protein yields the protein MFLILVLPSFGQDQVKVITEEFVFDNAPFRECHASTLVGLKDGSIMAAWFGGEYERHPNVGIWIARKTGTGWSQPQKVADGQVNDTLSYPTWNPVLFNMTPDSLVLFYKEGPSPQEWWGMYKVSVDEGKTWSSAQKLPEGILGPIKNKPITLRNGAVLAPSSVEDEDGWRAHVEITEDHGKTWKKVAIDHEGEYDVIQPSILQHADGRLQVLCRSQQNRIITAWSEDQGRSWGQLSATEVLNPNSGTDAVTLADGRFLLVYNPEVSGKDWSDGRNELRLAVSTDGVSWNDVMTLEHEPSGEFSYPAIIQTTDGKVHISYTWKRKKIKYVVLEIVGHE from the coding sequence ATGTTTTTGATCTTGGTTCTTCCGTCTTTTGGACAAGATCAGGTAAAGGTGATTACGGAAGAGTTTGTTTTTGACAATGCCCCATTCCGGGAGTGCCACGCTTCTACATTGGTAGGCCTGAAAGACGGCAGCATCATGGCCGCTTGGTTTGGTGGAGAATACGAGCGCCATCCCAACGTGGGCATTTGGATTGCTCGAAAGACCGGAACTGGATGGAGCCAACCACAAAAAGTCGCCGATGGACAAGTAAACGACACCCTGAGCTATCCCACTTGGAACCCTGTTCTTTTTAACATGACGCCTGATTCATTGGTGCTGTTTTATAAAGAAGGTCCTTCTCCTCAGGAGTGGTGGGGAATGTACAAGGTCAGCGTAGACGAGGGGAAAACCTGGTCTTCTGCCCAGAAATTACCGGAAGGTATCCTAGGTCCTATCAAAAACAAGCCGATAACCCTCCGGAATGGAGCGGTACTGGCTCCATCCAGCGTGGAGGACGAGGATGGCTGGCGGGCGCACGTAGAGATCACTGAGGACCATGGAAAAACCTGGAAAAAAGTGGCCATCGATCATGAAGGGGAATATGATGTGATCCAGCCCAGTATATTGCAGCACGCGGACGGACGGTTACAGGTGCTCTGCCGTAGCCAGCAAAACCGCATCATCACTGCTTGGTCGGAAGATCAGGGACGTAGCTGGGGACAGTTGTCGGCCACAGAAGTGTTAAACCCCAATAGCGGGACGGATGCCGTGACTTTGGCTGATGGGCGGTTTTTATTGGTCTATAATCCGGAAGTGAGCGGGAAGGACTGGTCCGATGGGCGTAACGAGCTGAGACTGGCGGTTTCTACTGATGGGGTGAGCTGGAATGATGTGATGACCTTGGAACATGAGCCATCAGGTGAATTCAGCTATCCGGCCATCATCCAGACCACCGATGGGAAAGTACATATCAGCTATACGTGGAAAAGAAAAAAGATCAAGTATGTGGTCCTTGAAATAGTAGGTCATGAATAG
- a CDS encoding LacI family DNA-binding transcriptional regulator translates to MKKKRVTLKDIASELGISISTVSRALKDHPDIDKGLTKKIKALAQRWNYIPNPLAMGLLRQQTRVIGVIVPDLVTYFFSSIISGIEDELQQAGYYIVISSSKESLEKEIECVHNLLNLRIDGLIVCLAQNSHQTDHFKKVLDHDVPLVFFDRVCLEKEVSTVVVDNVSMAKDITTHFYENGARRIAHITGPKHLNIVQERAEGYLKGLQEVGLPFEKKYLAHTDLSHQSTEKAIKKLLQLPQRPDAILGVNDTVIFATMKAIKAAGLKIPHDILLAGFSDEFHATVVEPNLTSVAHPTHEIGRNAAKLILEQIKEEKAIQKKIVLNTALYIRASSSRSKK, encoded by the coding sequence ATGAAGAAAAAAAGAGTTACCCTAAAGGACATCGCCAGTGAGCTGGGCATATCCATTTCCACGGTCAGCAGGGCCCTAAAGGATCATCCTGACATCGACAAAGGCCTCACCAAAAAAATCAAGGCCTTGGCCCAACGCTGGAACTATATTCCCAACCCATTGGCCATGGGACTGCTCCGTCAGCAGACCCGGGTAATCGGTGTCATCGTCCCTGATTTGGTGACTTACTTTTTCTCCTCCATCATCTCCGGAATAGAGGACGAACTCCAACAAGCCGGATATTACATCGTCATATCTTCATCAAAAGAGTCGCTTGAAAAGGAAATCGAATGCGTCCATAATTTGCTAAACTTAAGAATCGATGGCCTGATTGTTTGCTTGGCCCAAAACAGCCATCAAACCGACCACTTTAAAAAAGTCCTTGACCATGATGTACCCTTGGTGTTCTTTGACCGGGTGTGCCTGGAAAAGGAAGTATCCACCGTGGTGGTGGACAATGTCTCCATGGCCAAGGACATTACCACTCATTTCTACGAAAATGGAGCACGCAGGATTGCCCATATCACCGGACCAAAGCACTTGAATATCGTGCAAGAAAGGGCTGAAGGCTACCTCAAAGGCTTGCAGGAAGTAGGTTTGCCATTTGAAAAAAAATATCTGGCCCATACCGATCTATCGCATCAATCCACTGAAAAAGCGATCAAAAAGCTCCTTCAACTTCCCCAGCGTCCCGACGCCATCCTTGGCGTCAACGACACCGTCATTTTCGCCACCATGAAAGCCATTAAGGCCGCTGGCCTTAAGATCCCCCATGACATCTTGCTGGCCGGCTTTTCAGATGAATTTCATGCCACCGTGGTGGAGCCCAACCTCACCTCAGTCGCCCACCCCACCCATGAAATCGGCCGCAATGCTGCGAAGTTGATCTTAGAGCAAATAAAGGAGGAAAAGGCCATCCAAAAAAAGATCGTGCTGAACACCGCCCTGTACATCAGGGCATCCTCTTCGCGGTCGAAAAAATAA
- a CDS encoding aldo/keto reductase produces MKLRPLGNTGIKVPPIVFGTSALGNLFTALDPKVKEALVKESIHYTQPQTFFDSAGKYGAGLALESLGNALNALNVPKDEVVVSNKLGWVRSPLVGKEPQFEKGVWRDLKHDAVQKISYDGILECFEEGNELLQGYSTQLASVHDPDEYLAKAANPAEEEALFEDVLEAYRALEDLKRKGLVKGIGVGAKDWKIIPRIYEHIKLDWVMFANSMTIISHPKELLAFMQQLSDDGVGILNSAVFQSGFLVGGEYYDYQLIKPDTPENKARFEWRSTFFAVCKAFGVTPAHACVQFGLAAPGVASVALSTSEPEKVKRNVAATEERLPAEFWAEMHERGLLHAHSPL; encoded by the coding sequence ATGAAGTTGAGACCTTTAGGTAACACTGGGATCAAAGTCCCACCAATTGTTTTTGGTACCAGCGCGCTGGGCAACCTGTTCACAGCGCTTGATCCCAAAGTAAAAGAAGCACTCGTCAAAGAGAGCATTCACTACACCCAACCCCAGACCTTCTTCGATTCTGCAGGAAAATACGGTGCCGGCTTGGCACTGGAATCCTTAGGCAATGCGTTGAATGCCCTCAATGTGCCCAAAGACGAAGTGGTCGTTAGCAACAAGCTGGGCTGGGTAAGAAGCCCCCTTGTCGGTAAGGAACCCCAATTTGAGAAAGGGGTTTGGCGGGACCTCAAGCACGATGCCGTCCAGAAAATCAGTTATGACGGTATCTTGGAGTGTTTTGAAGAAGGCAATGAATTGCTGCAAGGCTATTCCACCCAATTGGCATCCGTGCATGATCCGGATGAATACTTGGCCAAAGCTGCCAATCCCGCAGAGGAAGAGGCGCTGTTTGAAGATGTGCTGGAGGCTTACCGTGCCTTGGAAGACCTGAAGCGAAAAGGCCTGGTCAAAGGGATCGGCGTCGGGGCAAAAGATTGGAAAATCATTCCCCGTATCTATGAACACATCAAGTTGGACTGGGTGATGTTTGCGAACAGCATGACCATCATTTCCCACCCCAAGGAGCTGTTGGCTTTTATGCAGCAATTGAGTGATGATGGGGTGGGTATTTTAAATTCAGCCGTTTTCCAATCCGGTTTTTTAGTGGGTGGAGAATATTATGATTACCAACTGATCAAGCCCGATACCCCTGAAAACAAGGCCCGCTTTGAGTGGAGGTCAACGTTCTTTGCCGTTTGCAAGGCGTTTGGGGTAACACCTGCCCATGCGTGTGTGCAATTCGGATTGGCCGCTCCAGGGGTGGCCAGTGTCGCCTTGAGTACGTCGGAGCCCGAAAAGGTAAAAAGGAACGTTGCTGCCACGGAGGAGCGTTTGCCCGCAGAATTTTGGGCAGAAATGCACGAACGGGGATTGCTGCATGCGCATAGCCCGCTGTGA
- the fucP gene encoding L-fucose:H+ symporter permease, whose amino-acid sequence MNNPSKSALVSKATLWPFILLTSLFLLWGLANNMTDTLLAAFKKILSMTDTQTSFIQLAFYGAYFCLALPAAIYIKKYTYKSGVLLGLGLFAVGGLLFYPASITMSYGFFLFALYVLAGGLSILETSANPYIMVMGPEASATRRLNLAQSFNPVGSIIGVVLSKFFILSKLNVAEADERSRMTAEQLQQVRQEELDAVMGTYVGVALFLVVMWVLIKFTKMPTASEGGLQDSLGNGLKRLLGNKNYVFGVLAQFFYVGAQIGIWSYTIRYVMMELDMNESDASNYYLAAIVLFTVSRFLFTALMKFVRPSLLMAISAIGAIGLTMVVIFGHGMVGSIALVCISGCMSLMFPTIYGLAAEGLGDDTKLGGSGLIMAILGGAIFPFIQGLVSDSLDSIHLSFFVPAACYLVVVAYGLFHYKHKKEIPAMAAGE is encoded by the coding sequence ATGAATAATCCATCTAAATCGGCCTTGGTATCAAAAGCTACCCTTTGGCCATTTATACTCCTTACCAGCCTCTTCTTGCTTTGGGGACTGGCCAACAACATGACAGATACTTTGTTGGCAGCTTTCAAGAAAATCCTCAGCATGACCGATACACAGACCAGCTTTATCCAGCTGGCCTTTTACGGGGCTTATTTCTGTTTGGCTTTGCCGGCAGCCATTTACATCAAGAAATATACTTATAAATCCGGGGTGTTGCTCGGCTTGGGGCTGTTTGCAGTAGGGGGATTGTTGTTTTACCCAGCCAGCATCACGATGTCCTATGGCTTTTTCCTCTTTGCCCTGTATGTGCTTGCCGGAGGACTGTCCATTTTGGAGACATCTGCCAATCCATACATCATGGTGATGGGGCCAGAAGCCTCCGCTACCAGACGGCTAAACCTCGCCCAATCCTTCAACCCGGTAGGGTCGATCATCGGTGTGGTGCTGAGTAAGTTCTTTATCCTGTCCAAGCTGAATGTGGCCGAGGCAGATGAGCGAAGCCGCATGACGGCCGAACAGCTTCAGCAGGTACGACAAGAAGAATTGGACGCTGTGATGGGGACCTATGTCGGAGTGGCCCTGTTCTTGGTGGTCATGTGGGTGCTGATCAAATTTACCAAAATGCCCACTGCCTCGGAAGGAGGACTCCAAGATTCCTTGGGCAACGGCCTTAAGCGCCTTTTGGGCAATAAAAATTACGTTTTTGGTGTCTTGGCCCAGTTTTTCTATGTAGGAGCACAGATCGGAATATGGTCTTATACGATTCGTTATGTGATGATGGAGCTGGACATGAATGAAAGTGATGCCTCCAATTACTACCTGGCAGCGATCGTACTCTTTACGGTAAGCCGGTTTTTGTTTACGGCATTGATGAAGTTTGTGCGGCCTAGTCTGCTGATGGCCATTTCGGCGATTGGGGCCATTGGACTGACGATGGTGGTGATCTTTGGCCATGGTATGGTGGGCTCAATTGCCTTGGTTTGTATTTCTGGCTGTATGTCGCTTATGTTTCCGACCATTTATGGTCTGGCAGCCGAAGGGCTTGGCGATGATACTAAATTAGGCGGATCGGGCTTGATCATGGCGATATTGGGCGGTGCGATTTTCCCGTTTATCCAAGGGCTGGTGTCGGATAGCTTGGACAGTATCCACCTTTCGTTTTTCGTGCCGGCGGCGTGTTACTTGGTGGTCGTGGCCTATGGACTTTTCCATTACAAGCACAAAAAAGAAATTCCTGCCATGGCAGCAGGTGAATAA
- a CDS encoding DEAD/DEAH box helicase gives MKFKDLRIIPPILKALEDKGYDEPTSIQAQAIPHILEGRDVLGCAQTGTGKTAAFAIPIIQHIHEAPYANEPWAKIRSLIVTPTRELAIQIGENIDEYAKNTNVSHTVIFGGVKQGAQVAQLKKGVHILVATPGRLLDLIDQGHISLKAIDLFVLDEADRMLDMGFINDIKKLLKILPKKRQSLFFSATMPDNILQLSKEILDNPQKVEVTPVSSTAETIQQYIYYTNKSSKKSLLIHILEKEGMDQVLLFSRTKHGADRIVRDLKKKHIKAAAIHGDKAQNQRQRVLSDFKDNKLRVLVATDIAARGIDIDKLKYVINFDIPDTPETYIHRIGRSGRAGEEGTAISLCEPEENADVKAIEKLANKNITVISDHPFPQTDKPMTAQEKKEFNKEKQRRKQEFFANRKKNRGGAGRR, from the coding sequence ATGAAATTTAAAGACCTGAGGATCATTCCTCCAATATTAAAAGCCTTAGAAGACAAGGGTTATGATGAGCCCACTTCTATCCAAGCGCAAGCTATCCCCCACATTCTCGAAGGCAGAGATGTCTTAGGCTGTGCCCAGACCGGCACGGGAAAAACGGCTGCATTTGCCATTCCAATCATCCAACATATCCATGAGGCTCCCTATGCCAATGAACCTTGGGCCAAGATTCGATCCCTGATCGTTACCCCTACCCGGGAATTGGCCATTCAGATCGGGGAAAACATCGACGAGTATGCCAAAAACACCAATGTCAGCCATACGGTGATTTTTGGTGGCGTCAAGCAAGGTGCCCAAGTGGCCCAACTTAAAAAAGGGGTACACATCTTGGTGGCCACACCGGGGCGATTGCTGGACCTGATCGACCAGGGCCATATCAGCCTTAAGGCCATCGACCTGTTTGTGCTGGATGAGGCAGACCGCATGTTGGACATGGGCTTTATCAATGACATCAAAAAGCTCCTTAAGATCCTACCGAAAAAACGGCAGTCGCTTTTCTTTTCGGCCACCATGCCGGACAATATCCTGCAACTTTCCAAGGAGATCCTGGACAATCCCCAAAAAGTAGAGGTCACCCCGGTATCTTCAACCGCTGAGACCATTCAGCAGTACATCTACTACACCAATAAGAGCAGTAAAAAGTCCCTTTTGATCCATATTCTGGAAAAAGAGGGCATGGATCAGGTGCTGCTGTTTTCCCGCACCAAACACGGGGCGGACAGGATCGTTCGTGACCTCAAGAAAAAACACATCAAAGCCGCAGCCATCCACGGGGACAAAGCCCAAAACCAACGTCAACGGGTACTTAGCGATTTTAAGGACAACAAATTGCGGGTATTGGTCGCAACGGATATTGCTGCCCGAGGCATTGATATTGACAAATTAAAATATGTCATCAACTTTGACATTCCGGACACCCCTGAAACCTATATCCACCGGATTGGCCGGTCGGGAAGGGCTGGAGAAGAAGGAACCGCCATTTCCCTTTGTGAGCCAGAGGAAAATGCAGATGTCAAGGCCATCGAAAAACTGGCCAATAAAAACATCACGGTCATCAGCGACCATCCCTTTCCCCAAACGGACAAGCCTATGACGGCTCAGGAGAAAAAGGAATTTAACAAGGAAAAACAACGGCGCAAACAGGAGTTTTTTGCTAACCGCAAAAAGAACCGAGGAGGCGCTGGCAGAAGGTAA